From a region of the bacterium genome:
- the hemJ gene encoding protoporphyrinogen oxidase HemJ has protein sequence MLYLWVKAFHLIFMVAWFAGLFYIFRLFVYHRQFHDQENMRRAYAVMERKLLYVIMHPAMLLTLLLGILLIAMNPSVLRAPWFHVKLTAVAGLIAYQVFAGIVAKRFARGDFFLSERACRFINEVPTLLLFLIVIMVVVKPWS, from the coding sequence ATGCTCTATCTCTGGGTCAAGGCCTTCCACCTCATCTTCATGGTCGCCTGGTTCGCCGGCCTCTTCTACATCTTCCGGCTCTTCGTCTATCACCGCCAATTCCACGATCAGGAGAACATGCGCCGGGCCTATGCCGTGATGGAGCGCAAGCTGCTCTACGTCATCATGCATCCGGCGATGCTCCTGACTCTGCTCTTGGGGATCCTGCTCATCGCGATGAATCCCTCGGTCTTGCGGGCGCCTTGGTTCCATGTGAAGCTGACCGCGGTGGCCGGCTTGATCGCCTACCAAGTCTTCGCCGGGATCGTGGCCAAACGATTCGCCCGCGGCGACTTCTTCCTCTCGGAGCGGGCCTGCCGCTTCATCAATGAAGTCCCGACCCTGCTGCTTTTTTTGATCGTGATCATGGTCGTGGTGAAACCTTGGAGCTAG
- a CDS encoding DUF507 family protein: MRLKKEQIQKIAARVFSELKAKNLLILKAEPEAIQAKIEQVMIANFQAEDKLDEEAKRLFDQFKSKLPPGGVNEQEALQKIRKQLAKDRKFVL, translated from the coding sequence ATGCGGCTGAAGAAAGAACAAATCCAAAAAATCGCGGCCCGGGTCTTCAGCGAGCTCAAGGCCAAGAATCTGCTGATCCTCAAGGCCGAGCCCGAGGCGATCCAGGCCAAGATCGAGCAAGTGATGATCGCCAACTTCCAGGCCGAGGACAAGCTCGACGAGGAGGCCAAGCGGCTCTTCGACCAGTTCAAGTCCAAGCTTCCGCCCGGCGGAGTCAATGAACAAGAGGCCCTGCAGAAGATCCGCAAGCAATTGGCTAAGGATCGAAAATTTGTCTTATGA
- the hemN gene encoding oxygen-independent coproporphyrinogen III oxidase yields the protein MQDRLLTLLRKYNVAGPRYTSYPTVPAWVEGLKPEDYRASLRSLKAGETLSLYFHLPFCEKLCHFCGCMQVITSDHSRSRPYVNRVLAEVDRVAAALPSDVGEVRQIHFGGGTPNFLQPEELSEIAAAIRESFGVSAAAEWAIEMHPRTSTPAFCENLAKLGFNRISLGVQDFDPKVQALINRFQTYEMTAEMVTLLRRLGFDSFNFDLIYGLPGQGMAEWRRTLAQVLELRPNRLAVYSYAHVPWKSPVQRSFKDSDLPPPELKLELFKLAYQTFLASGYRSIGMDHFALAEDELSRASEDGSLHRNFMGYSTKADAHQIGFGVSAISFVGGNYFQNLKELPAYEAAIDSGELASFRGFLLSRDDLIRRDLVTRIMCLGRVDTADFGRKWGLVFDEYFAEDLKSLEGLAGDGLVEVSPRALTVKGEGFLFLRNIAMSFDRYLPAIQGQAKNPTFSKTV from the coding sequence ATGCAGGACCGTCTGCTCACACTTTTGCGAAAATACAATGTCGCGGGCCCGCGCTACACCAGCTACCCGACCGTGCCGGCCTGGGTCGAAGGCCTCAAGCCCGAGGACTACCGGGCCAGCCTCCGGAGCTTGAAGGCCGGCGAAACCCTTTCGCTCTATTTCCACCTTCCCTTCTGCGAAAAGCTCTGCCACTTCTGCGGTTGCATGCAGGTGATCACCTCGGATCACTCCCGCTCCCGGCCCTACGTCAACCGAGTCTTGGCCGAGGTCGACCGGGTGGCGGCGGCCCTGCCCTCCGACGTCGGCGAAGTCCGCCAAATTCATTTCGGCGGCGGCACTCCCAATTTTCTTCAGCCGGAGGAATTGTCGGAGATCGCGGCCGCGATCCGGGAGAGCTTCGGAGTTTCGGCCGCGGCCGAATGGGCGATCGAGATGCATCCCCGGACCAGCACCCCGGCCTTCTGCGAAAACCTGGCGAAGCTCGGCTTCAATCGGATCTCGCTCGGGGTTCAGGATTTCGATCCCAAGGTTCAAGCCCTGATCAACCGCTTCCAGACTTATGAGATGACGGCCGAGATGGTGACGCTGCTGCGCCGGCTCGGCTTCGACTCCTTCAATTTCGACCTGATCTACGGGCTGCCCGGCCAAGGCATGGCGGAGTGGCGGCGAACCTTGGCCCAAGTGCTGGAGCTCAGGCCCAATCGGCTCGCGGTCTACAGCTACGCTCACGTCCCGTGGAAGAGCCCGGTCCAGCGCTCCTTCAAGGATTCGGACCTGCCGCCGCCCGAGCTCAAGCTCGAGCTCTTCAAGCTGGCCTACCAAACCTTCCTCGCCTCCGGCTACCGCTCGATCGGCATGGACCACTTCGCCTTGGCCGAGGACGAGCTGAGCCGGGCCTCCGAGGACGGAAGCCTCCACCGCAATTTCATGGGCTACTCGACCAAGGCCGACGCCCACCAGATCGGCTTCGGGGTCAGCGCCATCTCCTTCGTCGGCGGAAATTATTTCCAGAACCTCAAGGAGCTGCCGGCCTACGAAGCCGCCATCGATTCGGGCGAGCTGGCCAGCTTCCGCGGCTTCCTGCTGAGCCGCGACGACTTGATCCGGCGCGACTTGGTGACTCGGATCATGTGTCTCGGCCGGGTCGATACCGCCGACTTCGGGCGGAAGTGGGGCTTGGTTTTCGATGAATATTTCGCCGAGGATTTGAAAAGCCTCGAAGGGCTGGCCGGCGACGGCCTGGTCGAGGTCTCGCCCCGGGCTTTGACGGTGAAGGGCGAGGGCTTTCTCTTCCTGCGGAACATCGCGATGAGCTTCGACCGCTACTTGCCGGCGATCCAAGGCCAGGCCAAGAACCCGACCTTTTCGAAAACCGTCTAA
- a CDS encoding CSLREA domain-containing protein — translation MKKVFALSTALLALWSTELTAATITVSSASDAVANDGVCTLREAITAANSNTASGAAAGECPAGTADDTIAFAIGSGAVTIAPTSTLPDIDDGITIDGTTQPGYAGMPIVELNGTGAVAPGDWGLRVNDAVTILSLVINRFPGTGIIIGGSTADAVVQGNFIGTDVSGTADLGNGGHGISLGGQNAVIGGPLQGQLNLISGNAFCGIHVVGSQATGNRIETNFIGTDISATAALPNDLCGIVINNGANGNTVGLSLLQHNVISGNGGNGVEIGGGLAGTDDNEVLGNFIGTSGSGASALPNAGMGILVRDGAIDNHIGGEGGGEGNIIAFNGDRGIGFLETAATGNRILSNLIHSNGGLGIDLSNDDVTANDAGDVDVGPNGLQNFPILTLADDSSGSDVLLEGTFNGPANSDFRLQFFVNDNCDPSGFGEGQALLGTADVTTDGSGNATFSQTFAVPFGGFFTATATNLVTGDTSEFSPCLAGSSAPAATPTPTPTAIPTPSATPSASASPTPTPDLGDNVALSGGGCSLGQAASSFGAWPMLLLLSLALLRRRSAK, via the coding sequence ATGAAGAAAGTCTTCGCCTTGTCGACGGCGCTGCTCGCGCTTTGGTCGACCGAGCTCACCGCCGCCACTATCACCGTCAGCAGCGCTTCGGACGCCGTCGCCAACGACGGCGTTTGCACCCTGCGCGAGGCGATCACCGCCGCCAACTCCAACACCGCTTCCGGCGCCGCTGCCGGCGAATGTCCGGCCGGCACCGCCGACGATACGATCGCTTTCGCCATCGGCTCCGGCGCCGTGACGATCGCACCGACCTCGACCCTGCCCGACATCGACGACGGCATCACCATCGACGGCACGACCCAGCCGGGCTATGCCGGCATGCCGATCGTCGAGCTGAACGGCACCGGCGCGGTGGCGCCCGGTGACTGGGGGCTGCGGGTGAACGACGCCGTGACGATCTTGAGCCTGGTGATCAACCGTTTTCCCGGCACCGGCATCATCATCGGCGGCTCGACCGCCGACGCGGTGGTCCAAGGCAATTTCATCGGGACCGACGTCAGCGGAACCGCCGATCTCGGCAACGGCGGCCATGGCATCTCGCTCGGCGGCCAGAACGCGGTGATCGGCGGCCCGCTCCAAGGCCAGCTCAACCTGATCTCGGGCAACGCCTTTTGCGGAATCCACGTGGTCGGGAGCCAGGCCACCGGCAACCGGATCGAGACCAATTTCATCGGCACCGACATCTCGGCCACAGCCGCGCTCCCCAACGACTTGTGCGGCATCGTGATCAATAACGGCGCCAACGGCAACACCGTCGGCCTCTCGCTGCTGCAGCACAACGTCATCTCGGGCAACGGCGGCAATGGAGTCGAGATCGGCGGCGGCCTCGCCGGGACCGACGACAACGAGGTCCTAGGGAATTTCATCGGCACCAGCGGCAGCGGAGCCTCAGCCTTGCCCAATGCCGGAATGGGGATCTTGGTCCGCGACGGCGCCATCGACAACCATATCGGCGGCGAAGGCGGGGGCGAGGGTAATATCATTGCCTTCAACGGCGACCGCGGCATCGGCTTCCTTGAGACGGCCGCGACCGGAAACCGCATCCTGAGCAACCTCATCCACTCCAACGGCGGACTGGGGATCGATCTTAGCAACGATGATGTCACGGCCAACGATGCCGGCGATGTCGACGTCGGCCCCAACGGCTTGCAAAATTTCCCAATCCTCACCTTGGCCGACGACTCGAGCGGCAGCGACGTTCTGCTCGAAGGCACCTTCAACGGCCCGGCCAACAGCGATTTTAGGCTCCAATTCTTCGTCAACGACAATTGCGACCCTTCGGGCTTCGGCGAGGGTCAAGCCTTGCTCGGCACCGCCGACGTCACGACCGACGGCAGCGGCAATGCGACCTTCTCTCAGACCTTCGCCGTGCCCTTCGGCGGCTTCTTCACCGCCACCGCGACCAACTTGGTCACCGGCGACACTTCGGAGTTCTCGCCTTGCCTGGCCGGATCGAGCGCTCCGGCCGCAACCCCCACACCGACGCCCACCGCAATCCCGACGCCGAGCGCCACCCCCTCGGCCAGCGCCAGTCCGACACCGACTCCGGACCTGGGCGACAACGTCGCTTTGAGCGGCGGCGGTTGCAGCCTCGGCCAAGCGGCGTCGAGCTTCGGAGCCTGGCCGATGCTCCTGCTCCTGAGCTTGGCTTTGCTCCGACGTCGAAGTGCTAAATAG
- the aroF gene encoding 3-deoxy-7-phosphoheptulonate synthase — protein sequence MIIVMKTDATPEQEKAVIKRIEEMGFKSHVIHGQDRDVIGAIGHEKKKLDLMALQTHAGVEAVIPISKPYKLAGRELHPKPTAVKVGSLKIGPGTFAVMAGPCSVESEAQIVKTAQSVKAAGAQILRGGAYKPRTSPYDFQGLAEEGLRLLEIAKAETGLPLVTEVMSQRDVERVERSADILQVGARNVQNFALLKELGQAKKPVLLKRGMSTTIKEWLMSAEYILSEGNRDVILCERGIRTFETATRNTLDLSAVPVLREQTHLPVIIDPSHGTGVRDYVPPMAMAAAAVGADGLMVEVHPTPETALSDGAQSLTLEMFSAMMAKLKPLIELVGRSL from the coding sequence GTGATCATCGTGATGAAAACCGACGCCACCCCCGAGCAGGAAAAGGCGGTCATCAAGCGAATCGAGGAAATGGGCTTCAAGTCCCACGTCATCCACGGCCAGGACCGCGACGTCATCGGCGCGATCGGCCATGAAAAGAAGAAGCTGGACCTGATGGCCCTCCAAACCCACGCCGGGGTCGAGGCGGTGATCCCCATCTCCAAGCCCTACAAGCTGGCCGGCCGGGAGCTTCACCCCAAGCCGACCGCGGTCAAAGTCGGCTCCTTGAAGATCGGGCCGGGAACCTTTGCGGTCATGGCCGGGCCTTGCAGCGTCGAGAGCGAGGCCCAGATCGTCAAGACCGCCCAATCGGTCAAAGCCGCCGGCGCCCAAATCCTGCGGGGCGGCGCCTACAAGCCCCGGACCTCGCCCTACGACTTCCAGGGCTTGGCCGAGGAGGGGCTGCGGCTCTTGGAGATTGCCAAGGCCGAGACCGGCTTGCCGCTGGTCACCGAGGTCATGAGCCAGCGCGATGTCGAGAGGGTCGAGCGCTCGGCCGACATCCTTCAGGTCGGCGCCCGCAACGTCCAGAATTTCGCCCTGCTCAAGGAGCTGGGCCAGGCCAAGAAGCCGGTCCTGCTCAAGCGCGGCATGTCGACGACGATCAAGGAATGGCTGATGAGCGCCGAGTACATCCTGTCGGAAGGCAATCGCGACGTGATCCTCTGCGAGCGCGGCATCCGGACCTTCGAGACCGCGACCCGCAACACCCTCGACTTAAGCGCGGTGCCGGTGCTCCGCGAGCAGACTCATTTGCCGGTGATCATCGATCCCTCCCACGGCACCGGCGTCCGCGACTATGTGCCGCCGATGGCGATGGCCGCGGCCGCGGTCGGCGCCGACGGCTTGATGGTCGAAGTCCATCCCACCCCCGAGACCGCCTTGAGCGACGGCGCCCAGTCGCTGACCTTGGAGATGTTCTCGGCGATGATGGCGAAGCTGAAGCCCTTGATCGAGCTGGTGGGGAGATCGTTGTAG
- the hemH gene encoding ferrochelatase, giving the protein MIGVLLINLGTPAVPTPSAVRRYLRQFLSDPLVIDINPVARWLLVNFIIAPFRSPKSAKAYRKIWTGHGSPLLFNTRSLGRAVAERLGPDFAVEIGMRYGEPSIESALRHLLERGVKEIRVFPLYPQYSSSATGSSQAEVFRIAKKWGNPVPLRFLMPFFDHPGFVHAFAEIGRPQLESFRPDHVLFSFHGLPERQIEKIDLGGNHCLKSPDCCDKIIPANGLCYRAHSFASARAIAAELQLAPEKFSVSFQSRLGRTPWIKPYTDFVIPELIAAGKKRIAVYCPSFVADCLETLEEIGIRAKEQAQGLGGDLRLITSLNAEPVWVEAVSEMVRGAHE; this is encoded by the coding sequence ATGATTGGCGTCCTCCTGATCAACCTCGGAACTCCGGCCGTGCCGACGCCCTCGGCGGTCCGCCGTTACCTCCGGCAATTCCTCTCCGATCCGCTGGTCATCGACATCAATCCGGTGGCCCGCTGGCTGCTGGTGAATTTCATCATCGCGCCTTTCCGCTCGCCGAAGTCGGCCAAAGCCTACCGGAAGATCTGGACCGGCCACGGCTCGCCCCTGCTCTTCAACACCCGCAGCTTGGGCCGGGCGGTCGCCGAAAGGCTGGGACCGGATTTCGCCGTCGAGATCGGCATGCGCTACGGCGAGCCTTCGATCGAATCGGCTTTGCGGCATCTGCTCGAGCGCGGCGTCAAGGAGATCCGGGTCTTCCCGCTATATCCCCAGTACTCCAGCTCCGCGACCGGTTCGAGCCAGGCCGAGGTCTTTCGGATCGCCAAAAAGTGGGGAAACCCGGTTCCACTGCGCTTCCTCATGCCCTTTTTCGATCATCCCGGCTTCGTCCACGCCTTCGCCGAGATCGGCCGGCCCCAGTTGGAGAGCTTCCGGCCGGATCACGTGCTGTTCAGCTTCCACGGGCTGCCCGAAAGGCAAATCGAAAAAATCGACCTCGGCGGCAACCACTGCCTGAAATCGCCGGACTGCTGCGACAAGATCATTCCGGCCAACGGCCTTTGCTACCGGGCCCATAGCTTCGCCAGCGCCCGGGCCATCGCCGCCGAGCTTCAGCTGGCTCCCGAAAAATTCAGCGTCAGTTTTCAATCCCGGCTCGGCCGCACGCCCTGGATCAAGCCTTACACCGATTTCGTGATTCCGGAGCTGATCGCCGCCGGCAAGAAGCGGATCGCGGTCTATTGCCCCTCCTTCGTCGCCGATTGCCTGGAGACTTTGGAAGAGATCGGCATCCGGGCCAAGGAGCAGGCCCAAGGCCTCGGCGGGGACCTTCGGCTCATCACTTCGCTCAATGCCGAGCCGGTATGGGTCGAAGCGGTGAGCGAGATGGTGCGGGGGGCCCATGAATAG
- the groL gene encoding chaperonin GroEL (60 kDa chaperone family; promotes refolding of misfolded polypeptides especially under stressful conditions; forms two stacked rings of heptamers to form a barrel-shaped 14mer; ends can be capped by GroES; misfolded proteins enter the barrel where they are refolded when GroES binds), with amino-acid sequence MAKIIAFEENARNKILAGVNVLADAVKVTLGPKGRNVVLEKSFGSPTITKDGVSVAKEIELEDKFENMGAQMVKEVASKTSDVAGDGTTTATVLAQSIFREGAKMVAAGLDPMALKRGIEKAVTICIDELKKLSKSTKDRKEIAQVGTISANNDKTIGDIIAEAMDKVGKEGVITVEEAKGMETTLDVVEGMQFDRGYLSPYFVTDPERMEAVLENPYILIHEKKISSMKELLPVLEQIAKLGRPLVIIAEEVEGEALATLVVNKLRGTLQVAAVKAPGFGDRRKAMLEDIATLTGGQLLAEELGLKLEEVKLTDLGKAKRVVVDKDNTTIVDGAGKKEAIEGRVKQIRAQIEETTSDYDKEKLQERLAKLVGGVAVINVGAATEVEMKEKKARVEDALHATRAAVEEGIVPGGGVALIRCIPALEKVKGSSEEQSGVNIVRRALEEPARQIAENAGVEGAVVIDKIKAGKSTSFGFNAATEEYEDLLQAGIIDPTKVTRSALQNAASIAALMITTEALVADKPEEKKELPGGGMGGGMGGMGGMM; translated from the coding sequence ATGGCTAAGATTATCGCTTTCGAAGAAAACGCCCGAAACAAGATCCTCGCCGGCGTCAACGTCCTGGCCGACGCCGTCAAGGTCACGCTGGGCCCCAAGGGCCGCAACGTCGTCCTCGAGAAGAGCTTCGGCTCCCCCACCATCACCAAGGACGGCGTTTCGGTCGCCAAGGAAATCGAGCTCGAAGACAAGTTCGAGAACATGGGCGCCCAAATGGTCAAGGAAGTCGCCAGCAAGACCAGCGACGTCGCCGGCGACGGCACCACCACCGCCACCGTCCTGGCCCAATCGATCTTCCGCGAAGGTGCCAAGATGGTCGCCGCCGGCCTCGATCCGATGGCGCTGAAGCGCGGCATCGAGAAGGCCGTCACGATCTGCATCGACGAGCTCAAGAAGCTCAGCAAATCGACCAAGGACCGCAAGGAGATCGCCCAGGTCGGAACCATCTCGGCCAACAACGACAAGACCATCGGCGACATCATCGCCGAGGCCATGGATAAGGTCGGCAAGGAAGGCGTGATCACGGTCGAGGAAGCCAAGGGCATGGAAACCACCTTGGACGTCGTCGAAGGCATGCAGTTCGACCGCGGCTACCTCTCGCCCTACTTCGTGACCGATCCCGAGCGGATGGAAGCGGTCCTCGAAAATCCCTACATCCTGATCCACGAGAAGAAGATCAGCTCGATGAAAGAGCTGCTCCCGGTCCTCGAGCAGATCGCCAAGCTGGGTCGCCCGCTGGTGATCATCGCCGAAGAGGTCGAGGGCGAGGCTCTCGCGACCCTGGTCGTCAACAAGCTGCGCGGCACTCTCCAAGTCGCGGCCGTCAAGGCCCCGGGCTTCGGCGACCGCCGCAAGGCCATGCTCGAGGACATCGCCACCCTCACCGGCGGCCAACTCCTCGCCGAGGAGCTGGGCCTCAAGCTGGAAGAGGTCAAGCTCACCGATCTCGGCAAGGCCAAGCGGGTCGTGGTCGACAAGGACAACACCACCATCGTCGACGGCGCCGGCAAGAAGGAAGCCATCGAGGGTCGGGTCAAGCAGATCCGGGCCCAGATCGAGGAAACCACTTCGGACTACGACAAGGAAAAGCTCCAAGAGCGCCTCGCCAAGCTGGTCGGCGGCGTCGCCGTGATCAATGTCGGCGCGGCCACCGAGGTCGAGATGAAGGAGAAGAAGGCCCGCGTCGAGGACGCCCTCCACGCGACCCGCGCGGCCGTCGAAGAGGGCATCGTCCCCGGTGGCGGCGTGGCTCTGATCCGCTGCATCCCGGCCTTGGAGAAGGTCAAGGGCAGCAGCGAGGAGCAGAGCGGCGTCAACATCGTCCGCCGGGCCCTCGAGGAGCCGGCTCGCCAGATCGCCGAGAACGCCGGCGTCGAGGGCGCGGTCGTGATCGACAAGATCAAGGCCGGCAAGAGCACCTCGTTCGGCTTCAACGCGGCCACCGAGGAGTACGAAGACCTCCTCCAGGCCGGCATCATCGATCCGACCAAGGTCACCCGTTCGGCCCTGCAGAACGCGGCCTCGATCGCGGCCCTGATGATCACCACCGAGGCCCTCGTCGCCGACAAGCCCGAGGAGAAGAAAGAGCTCCCCGGCGGCGGCATGGGCGGCGGCATGGGTGGCATGGGCGGCATGATGTAA
- the groES gene encoding co-chaperone GroES, with the protein MPKKLNIRPLRDRIIVKRLDEAKKTKGGLFIPDSAKEKPQEAEVVAVGSGRIDDTGKVIPIDLKVGDKVLFSKYSGTEIKVDDEEYLILQESDIQAVVL; encoded by the coding sequence ATGCCAAAGAAGCTCAATATCCGTCCTTTGAGGGATCGGATCATCGTAAAACGTTTAGACGAGGCCAAAAAAACCAAGGGCGGTTTGTTCATTCCCGACTCCGCCAAAGAGAAGCCGCAGGAAGCCGAAGTCGTTGCCGTCGGCAGCGGCCGGATCGACGACACCGGCAAGGTCATCCCGATCGACCTCAAGGTCGGCGACAAGGTTCTGTTCAGCAAGTACTCCGGGACCGAGATCAAGGTCGACGACGAGGAGTATCTCATCCTGCAAGAGAGCGACATCCAAGCGGTGGTTCTCTAA
- a CDS encoding DUF507 family protein: MKLSEDRISHLAHLVWDALYNDNLADYSNDEDALKCIKRAMTDYLQTDDQIDDAARKTIASLKRGVQEGSREWDILYRKYYEEEANRRRF, translated from the coding sequence ATGAAACTCTCCGAAGACCGCATCTCCCACCTCGCCCACTTGGTTTGGGACGCCCTTTATAATGATAATCTGGCCGACTACAGCAACGACGAGGACGCCCTCAAGTGCATCAAGCGGGCGATGACCGACTACCTCCAGACCGACGACCAGATCGACGACGCGGCCCGCAAAACCATCGCTTCGCTGAAGCGCGGGGTCCAGGAGGGATCCCGGGAATGGGACATCCTCTACCGGAAGTATTATGAGGAAGAGGCCAACCGCCGCCGCTTCTAA
- the hemE gene encoding uroporphyrinogen decarboxylase — MPNSDKNFAGLRVLSLESRMAEPMRKLVERAGGLAFSAPSMREVPLEDNEDAFRFFEELEAGKFDLLILMTGVGLKALLAILDSRWPKERVLAGLAKAKVVVRGPKPLSVCRINKIPVAVTVPEPNTWHEILTILQEESMIAGQRIAVVEYGVSNQTFLEELKARGAQLRTLQVYRWGLPEDLAPLKAGLDKILAGEIDVLLFTNMAQVYHLLQIAAEKELPLRRALHRVALGSIGPTTSEALSETQLFADYEASPNKMADLVEQMAGVAGEIVERKRARAADSWIRIATPRLPAASELQNSRMMKACRREPVDRIPVWLMRQAGRYMAEYQRVRGGVDFLTLCKTPELAAQVTLDAAERLGVDAAIIFADILLLVEPMGVPLEFKESLGPVIGRPVRSAADIDQLKPVDPEAGLGFVLEAIRRVRREMSPKLPLIGFCGAPFTVAAYMIEGKGSRNYIPTKVLMREDPAAWHRLMEKITTASVAYLKAQVAAGCQILQVFDSWVGCLGPESYREFVLPHMKRLFSELPAGVPTIHFGTDTATLLELMKEAGGDVIGLDWRVDIASTWDRLGSVAVQGNFDPVLLFAKPEAIRAEAERLLAAVGSRPGYIFNLGHGILPETPVENVLTLVNFVHAWPLG; from the coding sequence ATGCCGAATTCAGATAAAAACTTCGCCGGCCTCCGGGTCCTCTCGCTGGAGAGCCGGATGGCCGAGCCGATGCGCAAGCTGGTCGAGCGGGCCGGCGGCCTCGCCTTCAGCGCCCCTTCGATGCGCGAAGTTCCGTTGGAAGACAACGAGGACGCTTTCCGCTTCTTCGAGGAGCTCGAGGCCGGGAAATTCGACCTGCTGATCTTGATGACCGGTGTCGGGCTCAAGGCCTTGCTCGCCATTCTCGACAGCCGCTGGCCCAAGGAGCGGGTTCTCGCCGGCCTGGCCAAGGCCAAAGTCGTGGTGCGGGGGCCCAAGCCGCTTTCGGTCTGCCGGATCAACAAGATCCCGGTCGCGGTCACCGTGCCCGAGCCCAACACCTGGCACGAGATCCTGACGATCCTCCAAGAAGAATCCATGATCGCCGGCCAAAGGATCGCGGTGGTCGAGTACGGCGTTTCGAACCAGACTTTCCTCGAAGAGCTGAAGGCCCGCGGCGCCCAGCTTCGCACCCTGCAAGTTTACCGCTGGGGCTTGCCCGAGGATCTGGCGCCGCTGAAAGCCGGGCTCGACAAGATCCTGGCCGGGGAGATCGACGTCCTGCTTTTCACCAATATGGCTCAGGTTTATCACCTCTTGCAGATCGCGGCCGAAAAAGAGCTGCCACTGCGCCGGGCCCTCCATCGCGTCGCCCTCGGCTCGATCGGCCCGACCACCAGCGAGGCCCTGAGCGAGACTCAGCTCTTCGCCGACTATGAGGCCAGTCCCAACAAGATGGCCGACTTGGTCGAGCAGATGGCCGGCGTCGCCGGCGAAATCGTGGAGCGCAAGCGGGCCCGGGCGGCCGATTCCTGGATTCGAATCGCGACGCCGAGGCTCCCGGCGGCCTCCGAGTTGCAAAATTCGCGGATGATGAAAGCTTGCCGCCGGGAGCCGGTCGATCGGATTCCGGTTTGGTTGATGCGCCAAGCCGGCCGCTACATGGCCGAGTACCAGCGGGTCCGCGGCGGGGTCGATTTCCTGACGCTCTGCAAGACGCCGGAGCTGGCGGCCCAAGTGACGCTGGACGCCGCCGAGCGGCTCGGCGTCGACGCCGCGATCATCTTCGCCGACATCCTGCTCTTGGTCGAGCCGATGGGGGTGCCGCTGGAATTCAAGGAAAGCCTGGGGCCGGTGATCGGCCGGCCGGTCCGCAGCGCCGCCGACATCGATCAATTGAAGCCGGTGGACCCCGAGGCCGGCCTCGGCTTCGTCTTGGAGGCGATCCGCCGGGTTCGCCGGGAAATGAGCCCCAAGCTGCCCTTGATCGGCTTCTGCGGCGCGCCCTTCACCGTCGCCGCCTACATGATCGAGGGCAAGGGCTCACGCAATTACATCCCGACCAAGGTCCTGATGCGGGAAGATCCGGCGGCTTGGCATCGGCTGATGGAGAAGATCACCACCGCGTCGGTCGCCTATTTGAAGGCCCAAGTCGCCGCCGGCTGCCAAATCCTGCAGGTCTTCGACAGCTGGGTCGGCTGCCTCGGGCCCGAGTCTTACCGCGAATTCGTCCTGCCCCACATGAAGCGGCTGTTTTCGGAACTGCCGGCGGGGGTTCCGACCATTCACTTCGGCACCGACACCGCGACGCTCTTGGAGCTCATGAAGGAAGCCGGCGGCGACGTCATCGGCCTCGATTGGCGAGTGGATATCGCATCGACCTGGGACCGGCTGGGTTCGGTCGCGGTCCAGGGAAATTTCGATCCGGTGCTTTTATTCGCCAAGCCCGAGGCGATCCGCGCCGAAGCCGAGCGCCTCTTGGCCGCGGTCGGCTCGCGTCCCGGCTACATCTTCAATCTGGGTCACGGCATCTTGCCGGAAACGCCGGTCGAGAACGTGTTGACCTTGGTCAACTTTGTTCACGCTTGGCCTCTTGGCTAA